In Sphingobacteriaceae bacterium, a single genomic region encodes these proteins:
- the purQ gene encoding phosphoribosylformylglycinamidine synthase subunit PurQ — protein MKFGVVVFPGSNCDEDMVYVLKNIMGQETVKLWHKNTDLEGCTHIILPGGFSYGDYLRSGAIARFSPIMEKVIEHANNGGFLFGVCNGFQILCEAGLLPGALLHNNSRKFICKNIFIKAENNSTVLTAKVPAGKALKIPIAHGEGKYYADEATLKKLNADGQVLFRYCDESGNVNEIGNPNGALENIAGVCNEGKNVFGMMPHPERAADQELGNEDGKFLFESILASALVKS, from the coding sequence ATGAAATTTGGTGTTGTTGTATTTCCCGGTTCTAATTGTGATGAGGACATGGTGTATGTTTTAAAAAACATCATGGGACAAGAAACCGTAAAACTCTGGCATAAAAATACCGACCTGGAAGGTTGTACCCATATTATTTTACCCGGCGGGTTTTCTTATGGTGATTATTTACGCAGCGGTGCTATTGCTCGTTTTTCGCCAATTATGGAAAAAGTAATTGAGCACGCCAATAATGGCGGATTTTTATTTGGTGTTTGTAATGGTTTTCAAATTTTATGCGAAGCCGGTTTATTACCCGGTGCCTTATTGCATAATAACAGCCGTAAATTTATCTGTAAAAACATTTTTATTAAAGCCGAAAATAATTCAACAGTTTTAACCGCCAAAGTTCCCGCAGGAAAAGCATTAAAAATTCCGATTGCTCATGGTGAAGGAAAATACTATGCCGATGAAGCAACTTTAAAAAAGTTAAACGCCGACGGTCAGGTGTTATTTAGATATTGTGATGAAAGCGGAAATGTGAATGAAATCGGAAACCCGAATGGCGCTTTAGAAAATATTGCCGGAGTATGTAACGAGGGAAAAAATGTTTTCGGAATGATGCCACATCCGGAACGTGCAGCAGATCAAGAATTGGGAAATGAAGATGGAAAATTCTTATTTGAAAGTATACTTGCCAGTGCTTTAGTGAAATCCTGA